In Streptacidiphilus sp. P02-A3a, the DNA window GCTGCGAGCAGGGCAGGCCGCACCTGGCGGGCCAGCAGCCCCGCAGCGGGGCGCGTAGGGGCCGCCGACTGGACATCGATCACGGCCACGTCGAGCCCGGGGCCGGGGACGGCCACACCGGACACCCGGCGGGCCACGACCAGGGGCAGCACGTCGGCCCACTCGGCAGGCCACATGACGCGCACGGCTGCACCCGGCAGGCCGTCGCGCAGTGCGGCATGAACAAGGGACTCGACGTCGGGCAGCGGGGCCGTCACAACCCCGCCTCGACCGCATGAATACCGGGCACGAAGGTCCCGTTCGGCGCGCGGTGGCCGTAGTTGATCGCCAACACGTCCGGGTCGGAGATGACCACGGTCGAGTCAACCGTGTGAATCTCGACCTTCGTATGGGACGCCAGCGCGCCCGTGCGGACGTGCAGATCGACCACGGCCTGAACCCGGGCCGCGCGTTCGCGCAACTCGGTCTTGACCTCGTCCTTCACCTCACGCATGCCCGCCGTGATGCGGACTAGGTTCGGATGCAGTACAGCGGCCATGTCACCCCCGGCGTTTGATAGTTGCGACGTCGTACGCCAGTCGACGGGGGCCGGGCCAGCGCTGCGGCTCCCCCTCGACGGCCCAGACCTCCCCGCGCCACTCGACGCGGGACCACGGTCCGGCAGGCAGCGCCGGGGCGATCAGTTGGTACCTGACGTCCTCGACGTATCCCGCCTCGGGGTGCTCGACGGCCCCGGCCGGC includes these proteins:
- a CDS encoding DUF5403 family protein; translation: MAAVLHPNLVRITAGMREVKDEVKTELRERAARVQAVVDLHVRTGALASHTKVEIHTVDSTVVISDPDVLAINYGHRAPNGTFVPGIHAVEAGL